A portion of the Bradysia coprophila strain Holo2 unplaced genomic scaffold, BU_Bcop_v1 contig_297, whole genome shotgun sequence genome contains these proteins:
- the LOC119078452 gene encoding uncharacterized protein LOC119078452 gives MGSCFGRCLIGRNRSSIQDDLNKNLVEDNNAVDSSSIIFRIMKTKEKRHSKFIERFWSHKEMSYSRLNKPIQKSVDIPLQSLDAHSLLITNHDRIFRSEHTGMNSSPASSSLDLEWEHEYENAQNYSWLVLPEESTIDDMSSDDDDDDDSSLELKNTSNKKPLNQLECRRIYANKCEKPASRTSWSHISTPESLEWDVNEDEHKFKSEEDLLDNETIELLQEIEWLKNRALNETGENLRDSVTTETES, from the exons ATGGGTTCTTGTTTCGGACGATGCCTCATTGGCAGAAATCG GTCTTCCATTCAAGATGACTTGAATAAG AATCTCGTCGAGGACAATAATGCAGTGGACAGTAGTAGCATCATTTTTCGCataatgaaaacaaaagagaaaCGACACTCCAAGTTTATCGAACGCTTCTGGTCGCATAAAGAAATGTCGTACTCAAGACTGAACAAACCAATCCAGAAATCGGTTGATATTCCACTGCAAAGCCTAGATGCACATTCGTTGCTAATCACCAATCACGACAGAATTTTTCGTTCCGAACATACCGGCATGAATTCATCGCCAGCCAGCTCATCGTTAGACTTAGAATGGGAACATGAATACGAAAATGCGCAAAACTATTCATGGCTTGTGCTTCCAGAAGAATCAACCATTGACGACATGTCCagcgacgacgacgacgatgatGATTCTTCGTTGGAACTGAAAAATACCTCAAACAAAAAACCGCTGAATCAACTCGAATGCCGTCGAATCTACGCGAACAAATGTGAAAAGCCAGCGTCGAGGACCAgctggtcgcatatatcgacACCGGAATCGTTGGAATGGGACGTTAACGAGGACGAGCATAAATTTAAATCGGAAGAGGATTTGTTGGACAACGAAACGATTGAATTGTTGCAGGAAATTGAATGGCTCAAAAATCGTGCATTGAACGAGACTGGTGAGAATCTACGAGATTCGGTTACTACCGAAACGGAAAGCTGA
- the LOC119078453 gene encoding beta-glucanase-like, whose amino-acid sequence MEFSPICLFLLICRVSADTLVWSDDFNGSSGQQPDASKWVFNTGGDGWGNQERQYYTNSQLNAALDGTGNLVITARRENNGNFNCWYGRCEYTSARLITAGKFSQMYGAFEARIKIPTGKGIWPAFWMLGDDVLQAGWPQCGEIDIMENVGNEPLAIHGTLHGPGYSGGSGLTSTFNSPNNQPFTNDFHVYRADWTANSISFSVDGRQYATKTPSDTGGNRWVFDHKFFIILNLAVGGGWPGSPDGSTMFPQQMIVDYVRVFSKDDTNPSNRQGQIRGIGGRCVDVRGANTDNGAIVQVFDCNGTPAQLWSLSADRTIRALGKCLSVNGGSANGTPVVLNDCNGSAAQKWDLSASGDIVNSNKCLDAKQPANQNSAPLQIWDCAGTSNQKWNLP is encoded by the coding sequence ATGGAATTTAGTCCTATCTGTCTCTTCTTACTAATCTGTCGTGTTAGTGCTGACACCTTAGTATGGTCTGATGATTTTAACGGATCTAGTGGCCAACAACCTGACGCGTCGAAATGGGTATTCAACACTGGTGGTGATGGATGGGGAAATCAAGAACGGCAGTACTACACAAATTCGCAGTTAAATGCAGCTTTAGATGGTACGGGTAATTTGGTGATCACAGCTCGCAGAGAAAATAACGGCAATTTCAATTGTTGGTACGGCCGATGTGAGTATACGTCAGCTCGTTTGATAACTGCTGGTAAATTCAGTCAAATGTACGGTGCCTTTGAGGCTAGAATAAAAATCCCGACGGGTAAAGGAATTTGGCCAGCATTTTGGATGCTTGGTGACGACGTGCTACAAGCAGGATGGCCACAATGTGGAGAAATCGATATTatggaaaatgttggaaatgaACCGCTTGCGATTCATGGCACTCTTCACGGTCCAGGCTATTCAGGCGGTAGTGGGCTAACGAGTACATTCAACTCACCAAATAATCAACCATTCACGAACGACTTTCATGTTTATCGGGCTGATTGGACAGCTAATTCGATTAGTTTCTCGGTTGATGGCCGACAGTATGCAACTAAGACACCGTCAGACACCGGAGGGAACAGATGGGTGTTCgatcataaatttttcatcatattAAATTTGGCTGTCGGTGGTGGTTGGCCTGGTTCTCCCGACGGTTCGACAATGTTTCCGCAACAAATGATAGTCGATTATGTCAGAGTTTTCTCAAAAGACGATACGAATCCATCCAATCGACAGGGACAGATCAGAGGGATCGGCGGTCGTTGCGTTGATGTCAGAGGTGCCAATACAGATAATGGAGCAATTGTACAGGTATTTGACTGCAATGGAACGCCAGCACAGTTATGGTCACTTTCAGCTGATCGAACTATTCGGGCGCTCGGTAAGTGTCTTAGCGTGAATGGTGGTTCCGCAAACGGAACACCAGTTGTGCTGAATGATTGCAATGGGTCGGCGGCACAGAAATGGGATTTATCCGCTAGTGGTGACATCGTCAACAGCAATAAGTGTTTAGATGCGAAACAGCCAGCTAATCAAAATTCGGCACCATTGCAAATCTGGGATTGTGCTGGTACCAGCAATCAGAAATGGAATTTGCCTTga